In one Candidatus Cloacimonadota bacterium genomic region, the following are encoded:
- the pyrF gene encoding orotidine-5'-phosphate decarboxylase — protein sequence MSKSFWHKYQQRYNELGSLVCVGLDSRLDLLPECVQNADNPIWEFNKAIIEATADYATAFKPNLAFYLADGIRGLEALYKTVEYIPKQIPVILDCKVGDIGSTMQGYVEAFFRNIKVDAITVNPLMGKDVITPLLQEEGSFAFALALTSNPSAEDFFHKADMRHRVVTWIAQYDVTRLGAVVGATQVAHLQEMRNLMPERLFLIPGVGAQGGDLEAVMKYAIKSAEDPRILINSSRSIIFASLAKDFAAVARMRAKNLFGACKA from the coding sequence CTTGTCTGCGTGGGCTTGGATTCTCGGCTCGATTTGCTACCTGAATGCGTGCAAAACGCTGATAATCCCATCTGGGAATTCAATAAAGCCATAATAGAAGCAACTGCTGATTACGCTACAGCCTTCAAGCCCAATCTTGCATTTTATTTGGCAGATGGCATAAGGGGTTTGGAAGCCTTGTATAAAACTGTGGAGTATATCCCAAAGCAAATCCCGGTAATTCTGGATTGTAAAGTTGGCGATATCGGCTCTACCATGCAAGGCTATGTAGAGGCTTTCTTCCGGAATATTAAAGTGGACGCCATCACGGTGAATCCATTGATGGGGAAGGACGTGATTACGCCTTTACTGCAAGAGGAAGGAAGCTTTGCCTTTGCGCTTGCACTCACTTCAAATCCCAGTGCGGAAGATTTCTTCCATAAAGCAGACATGAGGCATCGAGTTGTAACTTGGATTGCCCAGTACGATGTTACAAGATTGGGTGCCGTGGTGGGTGCCACTCAAGTAGCGCACCTGCAAGAGATGCGAAACTTGATGCCAGAAAGGCTGTTTCTGATTCCTGGAGTAGGTGCGCAGGGTGGCGATCTGGAAGCCGTGATGAAGTATGCGATCAAAAGCGCTGAGGATCCAAGAATTCTGATCAATAGCTCTCGCAGCATCATCTTTGCCTCTTTGGCTAAGGATTTTGCAGCCGTAGCAAGAATGAGAGCTAAAAATCTCTTTGGGGCTTGCAAGGCTTAA